One Danio aesculapii chromosome 22, fDanAes4.1, whole genome shotgun sequence genomic window carries:
- the mrasb gene encoding ras-related protein M-Ras translates to MAASSVVPGDNLPVYKLVVVGDGGVGKSALTIQFFQKIFVPDYDPTIEDSYLKHTEIDGQWAILDVLDTAGQEEFSAMREQYMRTGDGFLIVFSVTDKASFEHVDRFHQLILRVKDRESFPMVLVANKVDLVHLRKITSEQGREMASKHSITYIETSAKDPPMNVDKAFHELVRVIRQQIPERGLKKKRKGKWRADRPSASQRLHCVLL, encoded by the exons ATGGCGGCCAGCAGCGTGGTTCCTGGGGACAATCTGCCCGTGTATAAGCTGGTGGTGGTGGGCGACGGTGGCGTGGGCAAGAGCGCACTCACTATCCAGTTTTTCCAGAAGATCTTCGTGCCTGATTACGACCCCACCATTGAGGACTCGTACCTCAAGCACACCGAGATTGACGGCCAGTGGGCCATTCTGGACG ttCTGGACACGGCGGGACAGGAGGAGTTCAGTGCGATGAGAGAGCAGTACATGAGGACTGGAGACGGTTTCCTCATCGTCTTCTCTGTCACTGATAAAGCCAGCTTTGAACATGTGGACCGTTTCCATCAGCTCATCCTCAGAGTCAAAGACag aGAGTCGTTTCCTATGGTTCTGGTGGCCAATAAAGTGGACCTGGTGCATTTACGCAAGATCACAAGTGAGCAGGGTCGAGAGATGGCCTCCAAACACAGC ATCACGTATATCGAGACGAGTGCGAAAGATCCACCAATGAATGTAGACAAAGCCTTTCACGAGCTGGTCAGAGTCATACG TCAGCAGATCCCGGAACGGGGCCTGAAGAAAAAGCGGAAAGGCAAATGGCGAGCGGACAGACCTTCGGCTTCCCAGAGGCTGCACTGCGTCTTACTGTGA